The following coding sequences lie in one Patescibacteria group bacterium genomic window:
- a CDS encoding multicopper oxidase family protein, protein MNKKSLPYIIIGLVLIVGIFYTLTSSKGFSSITQNTALASESQVVELKNGDTYNLTASIVKKQIAGAEVKMLAYNGSIPGPIIKVAQGSEVTIHFKNETDVPTTLHSHGVRLSNTFDGVPSTTEEEIQPGESFSYKIKFPDAGMFWYHPHVREDYAQELGLYGSYLVTSTDTNYWSPVNREVPLFLDDILIENGKVAPFDIQKADHTLMGRYGNVFLVNGSDAYSLQAKKGEVIRFYVANSANVRPFNFTIVGAKMKLVGGDSGAYEKDRWVDALTLGPSERAVVEVLFDTVGTFVVQNKTPDKTDQLGIIVVSNDTASPSYASTFSTLKTHDDVVKSIDPFRSSFSKQLDKQLKLTVDLKGAMGGMNMGSMNRGGGNMMPNGTMMGVSKDGIEWNDTGMMSTMNQTSNTDTVLWKIVDVTTGKENMNIDWNFKVGDKVKIRITNNSNSSHPMQHPIHFHGQRFLVLNRNSVEQTDFVWKDTVLVPSGQYVDILLDASNPGTWMAHCHIAEHLESGMMFSFNVE, encoded by the coding sequence ATGAATAAAAAATCATTACCGTACATCATTATCGGACTCGTCCTTATCGTAGGGATCTTTTACACCCTTACTTCTTCAAAGGGCTTTTCTTCTATAACCCAAAACACTGCACTTGCCAGCGAGTCTCAAGTTGTTGAACTGAAAAATGGCGACACCTACAATCTCACTGCTTCTATTGTGAAAAAGCAGATCGCAGGTGCTGAAGTGAAAATGCTTGCGTATAACGGATCGATTCCTGGGCCGATAATCAAAGTTGCGCAAGGCTCGGAAGTGACTATACATTTTAAGAATGAGACAGATGTGCCTACGACACTTCATTCTCACGGTGTTCGCCTCAGTAATACCTTTGATGGTGTGCCTTCAACTACGGAAGAAGAAATCCAGCCAGGAGAATCATTTAGTTACAAGATAAAATTCCCTGATGCCGGAATGTTCTGGTATCACCCTCATGTGCGAGAAGACTATGCGCAAGAGCTCGGTCTTTATGGAAGTTATCTCGTCACTTCAACAGATACGAATTATTGGAGTCCGGTCAATCGAGAAGTACCGCTTTTCCTAGACGATATTCTTATAGAAAATGGCAAGGTCGCTCCGTTCGATATACAGAAAGCTGATCATACCCTCATGGGCCGATACGGAAACGTATTTCTTGTAAACGGCAGTGATGCATATTCACTTCAAGCAAAAAAAGGAGAAGTCATCCGGTTCTATGTTGCCAACTCTGCTAATGTCCGCCCGTTTAATTTTACGATTGTAGGAGCAAAAATGAAGCTTGTCGGTGGCGATAGTGGCGCATACGAAAAGGATCGGTGGGTAGATGCGTTAACTCTCGGGCCATCGGAACGAGCCGTGGTAGAAGTACTGTTTGATACCGTAGGAACATTTGTCGTTCAAAACAAGACTCCGGACAAGACAGATCAGCTCGGTATAATAGTGGTATCAAATGACACGGCTTCTCCCTCGTATGCAAGCACTTTCTCTACCCTTAAAACGCATGATGATGTGGTAAAAAGCATCGATCCCTTCCGGTCGTCTTTCAGTAAACAGCTAGACAAGCAACTTAAGCTCACCGTTGATCTAAAGGGGGCCATGGGTGGAATGAATATGGGAAGTATGAATCGTGGTGGCGGAAATATGATGCCGAACGGCACGATGATGGGTGTATCGAAGGATGGAATTGAGTGGAATGATACAGGAATGATGAGCACTATGAATCAGACATCAAACACCGATACTGTTTTATGGAAAATCGTTGATGTTACGACTGGCAAGGAGAATATGAATATCGATTGGAATTTCAAGGTTGGTGATAAGGTAAAGATACGTATCACCAATAATTCGAACTCGTCACATCCAATGCAGCACCCCATTCACTTCCATGGCCAGCGATTTCTAGTGCTTAATCGTAACAGTGTTGAACAAACTGATTTTGTCTGGAAAGACACCGTCCTCGTGCCGAGCGGTCAGTATGTAGATATTCTTCTCGACGCTTCGAATCCAGGTACATGGATGGCGCATTGCCATATCGCAGAACACCTTGAGTCAGGCATGATGTTTAGTTTTAATGTTGAATAA
- a CDS encoding copper-translocating P-type ATPase codes for MEKMYTCPMHPKVMQDKPGMCPECGMNLVPTKKREVNHSEHTEQDKHAGHKTSSFLSKFWVALVITVPIFFYSEMAVTFFGINAPKFPGLSYILLILGSIVFFYCGLIFLTSAYRELKARLPGMMTLIAIAITAAYLYSFFSILFGTGKDLLFELSSLIAIMLIGHFIEMRSVQSAQGALKEITKLLPDQAEVIRDGKTEIIPLRELKIGDVALVKPGAKVPADGKIIEGRSDLNESIITGESKPVEKSIGEMVIAGGVNGDGSLKIKIEKIGEETFLAGIMQLVADAQASKSRLQMVSDRAAYYLTIIAIVGGAITFISWLFSRAGIAVATERLVAVLVITCPHALGLAVPLVASISTTMAARNGLLVRKRSALEAARNITAVLFDKTGTLTEAKFKVTKSSSDEALGLAASVNTYSEHPIGKAMVEEAKRRSLLIAEVFDFKRVPGRGAEGIVLGKRIFVGTKGGDDIVVEREGVIVGNISVADAVRPESKEAIDHLKQSGIRVAMITGDSEETAKRVASELGLDEYFSRVLPEDKVKKVQELQTRGLRVAMVGDGVNDAPALTQADLGIAIGAGTNVAIESAGIILVRNDPRDIVKIFNLSRLTYNKMIQNLFWATGYNVIAIPLAAGVLASRGVILQPALAAVFMSASTVIVAFNAVLLKNKKI; via the coding sequence ATGGAAAAAATGTACACCTGCCCGATGCATCCAAAGGTAATGCAAGATAAGCCCGGCATGTGTCCGGAGTGTGGTATGAATCTTGTGCCGACCAAAAAAAGGGAAGTTAATCATTCGGAACATACAGAGCAGGATAAACATGCCGGACACAAAACCTCGTCCTTCCTCTCGAAATTTTGGGTTGCCTTAGTTATAACTGTTCCCATTTTTTTCTATTCAGAAATGGCTGTGACGTTTTTTGGCATCAATGCTCCAAAATTTCCGGGATTGTCATACATACTTTTGATACTCGGAAGCATCGTCTTTTTCTATTGCGGCCTGATTTTTCTTACGAGCGCCTATCGCGAACTTAAGGCTCGACTTCCGGGCATGATGACGCTCATTGCCATCGCAATCACAGCTGCCTATCTCTACAGTTTCTTTTCAATTTTATTTGGAACTGGCAAGGATCTTTTGTTTGAACTCTCGTCACTCATCGCCATCATGCTCATTGGCCACTTTATTGAGATGCGATCGGTGCAAAGCGCACAAGGCGCATTGAAAGAAATTACAAAACTTTTACCAGATCAAGCCGAGGTAATTCGCGATGGGAAAACAGAAATCATTCCCTTACGTGAACTTAAAATCGGTGATGTGGCACTGGTCAAACCTGGAGCAAAAGTGCCAGCCGATGGCAAAATTATTGAGGGTCGTTCAGATTTAAATGAATCAATCATTACCGGTGAATCAAAGCCAGTAGAAAAATCCATCGGGGAGATGGTTATCGCTGGTGGAGTCAATGGCGATGGCAGTTTGAAAATTAAAATCGAAAAAATTGGAGAAGAAACGTTTCTTGCTGGTATCATGCAGCTTGTGGCGGACGCGCAGGCTTCCAAGTCTCGATTGCAAATGGTTTCTGATCGTGCCGCATACTACCTCACCATTATTGCGATCGTTGGAGGCGCTATAACTTTTATTTCATGGCTTTTTTCTCGCGCTGGTATTGCTGTGGCAACCGAGCGACTGGTAGCGGTGCTTGTGATCACGTGTCCGCACGCTCTTGGTCTTGCCGTTCCACTTGTTGCTTCAATTTCAACTACGATGGCGGCGCGTAACGGTCTCCTCGTGCGAAAGCGCAGTGCTCTTGAAGCGGCTCGCAATATTACAGCTGTTTTGTTTGATAAAACTGGCACGCTTACAGAAGCAAAATTTAAGGTAACAAAGTCGAGCTCTGATGAAGCCTTGGGCTTGGCGGCATCAGTTAACACGTACTCTGAACATCCAATTGGGAAGGCGATGGTGGAAGAGGCAAAAAGACGGTCACTTTTAATTGCAGAGGTTTTTGATTTTAAACGTGTGCCAGGCCGGGGCGCAGAAGGCATAGTCCTCGGCAAGAGAATTTTTGTTGGTACGAAAGGTGGCGATGATATTGTTGTGGAACGAGAAGGTGTCATTGTCGGAAACATTTCAGTTGCCGATGCCGTTCGTCCTGAATCGAAAGAGGCGATTGATCATCTCAAACAATCCGGAATCCGTGTGGCGATGATCACCGGCGATAGCGAAGAAACAGCCAAACGTGTAGCAAGTGAACTCGGCCTCGATGAATATTTTTCACGAGTTTTGCCTGAAGATAAAGTAAAGAAGGTTCAAGAGTTGCAGACTCGAGGACTCCGTGTGGCGATGGTTGGCGATGGGGTGAACGATGCTCCAGCTCTTACTCAAGCTGATCTTGGTATCGCCATCGGCGCGGGTACGAATGTTGCCATTGAATCAGCCGGAATCATTTTGGTGCGGAATGACCCTAGAGATATTGTAAAGATTTTTAACCTTTCCAGACTTACGTACAATAAAATGATACAAAATCTTTTCTGGGCTACGGGATACAATGTGATTGCCATTCCTCTAGCTGCCGGTGTCCTGGCTTCTCGCGGTGTTATTTTGCAACCTGCTCTCGCAGCCGTATTTATGTCGGCGAGCACGGTGATTGTGGCATTCAATGCAGTGTTGCTTAAGAATAAGAAAATATAA
- a CDS encoding tRNA-dihydrouridine synthase: MNQGFWEKLKKPIMVLAPMADVTDAAFRRLIAKYGRPDVTWTEFVSADGLCHPDGRKKLLIDLAYTEAERPIVAQLFSGNPEKMFEAAKLVRELGFDGLDINMGCPDRSIEKSGAGAILIKNPAQARAVIRAAKEGAGGLPVSVKTRIGYNKNELETWLPELLEEHPAVVTIHARTRKEMSLVPARWEHVKRAVEIRNELKSETLIFGNGDVLNLDDARAKVHETGCDGVMLGRAIFGNPFLFSDLRKKKRPEASEGQPQMESVSGRLQVMLEHTKLFDELFHGIKNFAIMKKHYKAYVQGFDGSKELRIKLMEAENVADVERVVTEYLKSL; encoded by the coding sequence ATGAATCAAGGATTTTGGGAAAAATTGAAGAAACCTATTATGGTCTTGGCGCCAATGGCGGATGTGACTGATGCGGCCTTTCGACGTTTAATAGCAAAATATGGTCGGCCGGACGTTACCTGGACTGAGTTTGTTTCGGCCGATGGACTTTGTCACCCCGATGGAAGAAAAAAACTTTTGATTGATTTGGCGTACACTGAAGCTGAACGTCCGATCGTGGCCCAGCTTTTTTCTGGCAATCCGGAAAAAATGTTTGAAGCGGCAAAGCTTGTTCGTGAGCTCGGTTTCGACGGGCTTGATATCAATATGGGCTGTCCTGATCGTTCGATTGAAAAATCCGGCGCGGGAGCAATTTTAATTAAAAATCCCGCCCAAGCTAGGGCTGTAATTCGTGCAGCCAAGGAGGGCGCGGGAGGATTACCGGTGTCGGTCAAAACCCGCATTGGATATAACAAAAATGAATTGGAAACTTGGCTTCCAGAACTTTTGGAAGAACATCCGGCGGTAGTCACGATTCACGCGCGAACTCGAAAAGAAATGTCGCTTGTGCCTGCGCGTTGGGAGCATGTGAAGCGGGCGGTAGAAATTCGCAACGAATTAAAAAGTGAGACGCTGATTTTTGGCAATGGTGATGTTTTAAATTTAGATGATGCTCGGGCCAAGGTGCACGAAACTGGATGCGATGGGGTGATGCTTGGGAGGGCAATTTTTGGCAACCCGTTTCTTTTTTCTGACTTAAGAAAAAAGAAACGTCCTGAGGCTTCCGAAGGGCAGCCACAAATGGAAAGTGTGTCTGGACGTCTTCAAGTAATGCTCGAACACACCAAACTTTTCGATGAACTTTTTCATGGTATTAAAAATTTCGCCATTATGAAAAAACATTATAAAGCGTACGTTCAGGGTTTTGATGGATCAAAGGAGTTACGAATTAAACTGATGGAGGCGGAAAATGTGGCTGATGTTGAGAGGGTGGTAACGGAGTATCTCAAAAGTCTATAG
- a CDS encoding phosphotransferase: MPQINYKNKPRLSEHEIDKISNDRRITLVPLLESFLSSDEMFVGKDISVEYSHQGVSALVAFIEAGADKYVLKIPLKPTAEGEALFLKKWEEVGVTVPHVYKEGKLGDHHYTLMSFVDAPMLSEAIKNGLVKSDIWVDLGKILRNMHKPSAEGYGGVVDGKAEYTTFKDWITSEKVQEKIKYVEEAGLLDTKLWPISNVIDTLVAYDERNPKSSYCHMDFCADDIMASVPITIIDPDPMLNNGIIDIGCSLQVLSAQGNYDHVEDLKEGYFSNNVSYDKSALRAAIILSAYMKFRYWHKTGRDKEMAMVKKYLIETC, from the coding sequence ATGCCCCAGATAAATTACAAAAATAAGCCACGGCTTTCAGAGCATGAGATCGATAAAATATCCAATGATCGGCGCATAACACTTGTTCCACTTCTAGAATCTTTTCTCTCTTCCGATGAAATGTTCGTTGGTAAGGATATCTCCGTTGAATATTCCCACCAAGGTGTCTCAGCCTTGGTGGCATTTATTGAAGCAGGCGCAGATAAGTATGTTCTTAAAATTCCTTTGAAACCTACTGCCGAAGGAGAAGCTCTGTTCCTAAAGAAATGGGAAGAGGTTGGAGTAACGGTGCCACACGTGTATAAGGAAGGAAAACTAGGAGACCACCACTACACACTCATGAGCTTTGTCGACGCACCTATGCTTTCCGAAGCAATAAAGAATGGTCTAGTCAAGAGTGATATATGGGTCGACTTAGGAAAGATTCTTCGTAATATGCACAAGCCCAGCGCTGAAGGTTACGGCGGCGTTGTTGATGGTAAGGCAGAATACACGACATTTAAGGATTGGATTACGAGTGAAAAAGTGCAAGAGAAAATCAAATACGTTGAAGAGGCGGGTTTATTAGATACGAAGCTTTGGCCGATCTCAAATGTGATTGACACTCTTGTCGCTTATGATGAGCGTAATCCAAAGAGTTCTTATTGCCATATGGACTTTTGTGCAGATGATATTATGGCATCTGTCCCTATTACAATAATTGACCCAGACCCAATGCTCAACAATGGGATCATAGACATCGGCTGTAGCCTCCAAGTACTGAGTGCGCAGGGCAACTATGATCATGTTGAAGATCTCAAAGAAGGCTATTTCTCAAACAATGTATCGTATGACAAATCAGCATTACGTGCGGCCATTATTCTAAGCGCTTATATGAAGTTCCGATATTGGCATAAGACTGGTAGGGATAAGGAAATGGCAATGGTAAAGAAGTATTTAATTGAGACTTGCTGA
- a CDS encoding inositol monophosphatase — MNARDKKVIISAAKAGGKVVKSYFGKVLNVEEKSCAWDYRTQADVESEAAILKILEKDFPTYNIVSEECGLIDKKSDYTFYVDPLDGTNNFVLGVPNFSVLISLARGKEAIFGLVYLPMLDLCYWAEKGKGAFCGRNRLQLSLETSMEKVTMAYACAYKTPKEEVMRVVSNIELKGDPKRLLFSWSPAVDFCLLASGKIETIFNDKTEIHDFLGAKLILREAGCVITDTKGKPDVDDFCPTFLASNNKSIHKKVLSLI; from the coding sequence ATGAATGCTCGCGATAAAAAAGTCATCATTTCAGCTGCGAAGGCTGGAGGAAAGGTGGTAAAAAGTTATTTTGGTAAAGTTTTAAATGTGGAAGAAAAAAGTTGTGCCTGGGATTATCGAACGCAGGCAGATGTTGAGTCTGAAGCAGCAATCCTCAAAATTCTTGAGAAAGATTTTCCAACTTACAATATTGTCTCTGAAGAATGTGGGTTGATTGACAAAAAATCCGATTATACTTTTTATGTCGATCCGCTCGACGGCACCAATAATTTTGTTTTAGGAGTTCCCAACTTTTCGGTTTTGATTTCTTTGGCTCGTGGCAAGGAGGCGATTTTTGGTTTGGTGTATCTGCCTATGCTTGATTTGTGTTACTGGGCAGAAAAGGGGAAAGGGGCATTTTGCGGAAGAAACCGATTGCAATTGAGTCTAGAAACTTCAATGGAAAAAGTGACGATGGCGTATGCTTGCGCCTACAAAACCCCGAAAGAAGAAGTGATGCGTGTGGTTTCAAATATAGAACTGAAAGGAGACCCGAAACGTCTGCTTTTCAGTTGGTCACCCGCGGTTGATTTTTGTTTGCTCGCTTCAGGAAAAATTGAAACGATTTTTAATGATAAAACAGAAATTCATGATTTTCTAGGCGCGAAATTAATTTTGCGAGAAGCGGGTTGTGTTATTACTGATACAAAGGGCAAGCCAGATGTTGATGATTTTTGTCCAACATTTCTCGCGAGCAATAACAAATCAATTCATAAAAAAGTACTGTCACTTATCTAA
- a CDS encoding PH domain-containing protein, whose protein sequence is MFKSFLSIFSESTNAFEGIEKDEKVVLLVREHPLVIILKLLYLVPLAFIPILIGLFSTPFLIANQLLNLFLFLSSVYYLMLWQSLFYSLTMYTLDVWIVTDKRIIDSIQRGFFRRIVSELHLDRVQDTSVNTTGLFQTIFKFGDVEVQTAGRENWFKFEKVPHPERVKDAIMQAVEEKKQSSV, encoded by the coding sequence ATGTTTAAATCATTTCTTTCAATTTTTAGCGAATCAACAAACGCTTTTGAGGGCATCGAAAAAGATGAGAAGGTGGTGCTTCTCGTGCGTGAACATCCTTTGGTAATTATATTGAAACTGCTGTATCTCGTTCCACTCGCGTTCATACCAATACTAATCGGACTTTTCAGCACACCCTTTCTGATAGCAAATCAGTTACTTAATTTATTTCTATTTCTTTCGAGCGTGTACTATTTGATGCTGTGGCAGTCGCTTTTTTATAGTTTAACCATGTACACCTTGGATGTTTGGATCGTAACCGACAAAAGAATTATCGACAGTATTCAACGGGGGTTTTTCCGACGCATCGTCTCAGAACTTCATCTTGATCGAGTGCAAGACACCTCAGTAAACACGACCGGACTTTTCCAAACTATTTTTAAATTCGGCGATGTTGAAGTCCAAACTGCCGGCAGAGAAAATTGGTTTAAATTTGAAAAAGTTCCTCATCCAGAAAGGGTCAAGGATGCCATCATGCAGGCAGTAGAAGAAAAGAAGCAAAGTTCGGTTTAA
- a CDS encoding LAGLIDADG family homing endonuclease, whose protein sequence is MAYVSGFFAADGYITVNRRGGQFWCIDIVDKKLLERIKTEIAADHKISIRKRHQDKYTSYRLQIGSIEMCDDLRSLGFNERKTKSLAVPNVPRKHFSDFVRGYFDGDGHVWMGVSNRERKKTHVVIQTVFTSCSKIFLQRLSKKLEFGKMSKGRVSKGAGDYYRLTYSVSDSLKLYDFMYNSRILENKLFLQRKKSVFEKFKSLRL, encoded by the coding sequence ATGGCTTACGTTTCAGGATTTTTTGCCGCCGACGGTTACATTACCGTCAATCGACGCGGTGGTCAGTTTTGGTGCATAGACATCGTTGACAAAAAACTTCTCGAGAGGATTAAGACAGAAATTGCAGCCGATCATAAAATTAGTATTCGTAAAAGACATCAAGATAAATATACCAGTTATCGTTTGCAAATTGGCAGTATTGAAATGTGCGACGATTTGCGAAGTTTGGGTTTTAATGAGAGAAAAACAAAAAGTTTAGCTGTGCCGAATGTTCCTCGTAAGCATTTTTCTGATTTTGTCAGAGGCTATTTTGACGGTGATGGTCACGTGTGGATGGGTGTATCCAACAGGGAGAGGAAAAAAACACATGTGGTTATTCAAACGGTTTTTACTTCATGCTCAAAAATTTTTTTGCAAAGACTCAGTAAAAAATTAGAGTTTGGAAAGATGAGCAAAGGTAGAGTTTCTAAGGGCGCGGGTGATTATTACCGATTAACCTACAGCGTTTCCGACTCTTTGAAATTATACGATTTTATGTATAATAGTCGTATTCTAGAAAACAAGCTTTTTCTACAGAGGAAGAAGTCTGTTTTTGAGAAGTTTAAGAGTTTGCGGCTGTAG
- a CDS encoding AAA family ATPase produces MINYVMNQDGIKKSIDNFYPAIVFDAFLSRQTRESIDRILKTFLILLCIPVAFCILISIVEHFSSQYSFLVFPAQVSFWVHQVTDRSDLIYGVFMMFLSVWLISQAFRAFYYSYYFKGFKTRMPESHLSDEAPAMTFEAAKVLYESYSCGDLTMGFVRSDLGFLSLIRSGVGRDFLNNFFAHRVGVADPLHCSFSKKPEEGPVGLADVAEALASMDQEFMKALALQEISPRDFSGAAHWVERTEIFFRSRDRFWGKDSLGKIPGIGKDWAYGGSYTLEKFAHDITEREISEEDVRSHEKELEELEAVLARTGESNVLLVAEEGGGALDVVFALGTKISRGNVLPALEHKRLYLFDTNAFIAFVKIKAKFEFELLHILNESVHSGHVIFVVSDLPNFVESAKSLGSDVLALLDPYLALPKFQMIAISDTGAFHQGLEEQGKILHRFEKVLVQERDVASTMKVLEDRAILEEGKGDVYFTYQSLEAVADGAKRYFTEGVLSDKALHLLAELVPAVEAKGKKFVERADVLSLIQSKTGIKTGAIAGQEKDTLLNLEAILHKRVVGQEEAVKVISDSMRRARSDIENPERPMGSFLFLGPTGVGKTETTKALAAVFFGNEDSIIRFDMSEFHSPDAITRLIGSSESGKAGVLSSKLREQSYGVLLLDEFEKANSEVHNLFLQILDEGFFSDMSGKKVNARNLIIVATSNAGSDLIWKLMQEGKDLTANKNEVINAIIGQGVFKPELLNRFDGVVLFHPLSPAHLQKIANFMLQKLQKRLAEKGIELVINDVLLAAVMKAGVDPQFGARPMNRAIQEKVEQAVAQRMIAGTAKSGTRVELTPEELV; encoded by the coding sequence ATGATTAATTACGTTATGAACCAAGACGGCATTAAAAAATCAATAGACAATTTTTATCCCGCGATTGTATTCGATGCGTTTTTGAGTCGACAGACCAGAGAATCTATCGACCGGATTTTGAAAACATTTTTAATTTTGCTCTGTATTCCAGTGGCCTTTTGTATTCTGATTTCGATTGTTGAGCATTTTTCCTCGCAATATTCTTTTTTGGTTTTTCCAGCACAGGTTTCTTTTTGGGTTCATCAAGTGACTGATCGATCCGATTTAATTTACGGAGTTTTCATGATGTTCCTATCTGTTTGGCTAATTTCGCAAGCCTTTCGGGCGTTTTACTATTCCTATTATTTCAAAGGTTTTAAAACAAGAATGCCTGAGAGTCATTTGTCAGATGAGGCGCCAGCCATGACGTTCGAAGCGGCAAAAGTTTTATATGAATCCTATTCTTGTGGCGATTTGACTATGGGTTTTGTCAGATCAGATTTAGGTTTTCTTTCTTTAATTCGTTCGGGTGTTGGCAGAGATTTTCTAAACAATTTTTTTGCGCACCGGGTTGGAGTGGCGGATCCTTTGCATTGTTCGTTTAGTAAAAAGCCGGAAGAAGGTCCGGTGGGTCTCGCTGATGTTGCAGAAGCCCTTGCATCGATGGATCAAGAATTTATGAAAGCTCTTGCGTTACAGGAAATTTCACCGAGAGATTTTTCCGGCGCGGCGCATTGGGTGGAACGGACAGAAATTTTTTTCCGAAGTCGAGACAGATTTTGGGGCAAGGATTCACTCGGGAAAATTCCTGGTATTGGCAAAGACTGGGCGTACGGCGGTTCTTACACGTTAGAAAAATTTGCGCATGATATTACGGAACGGGAAATTAGCGAGGAGGATGTGCGAAGTCACGAGAAAGAACTCGAGGAACTGGAAGCGGTACTCGCGCGCACCGGAGAGTCCAACGTGCTTTTGGTGGCGGAAGAAGGCGGGGGAGCGCTTGATGTGGTGTTTGCCTTGGGCACAAAAATTTCTCGAGGAAATGTTTTGCCGGCGCTCGAACATAAACGTCTATATCTTTTTGACACCAACGCATTTATCGCTTTTGTTAAGATCAAGGCAAAATTTGAATTTGAATTGTTACATATTTTAAACGAATCGGTTCATTCAGGTCACGTGATTTTTGTTGTTTCCGATTTGCCCAATTTTGTGGAGAGCGCAAAAAGTTTAGGTTCCGATGTCCTAGCGCTTCTTGATCCGTACTTGGCCCTGCCAAAGTTTCAGATGATTGCTATCTCAGACACTGGGGCTTTTCACCAAGGGCTCGAAGAGCAGGGAAAAATTTTGCACCGGTTTGAAAAAGTGTTGGTACAGGAGCGAGATGTGGCATCGACGATGAAAGTTTTGGAAGATCGAGCAATTTTGGAAGAGGGAAAGGGTGATGTTTATTTTACATACCAAAGTTTGGAGGCTGTGGCTGACGGAGCGAAACGATATTTTACTGAAGGTGTACTTTCCGACAAGGCGTTGCACCTTTTGGCAGAACTGGTGCCAGCCGTTGAAGCCAAAGGAAAAAAGTTTGTTGAGCGAGCCGATGTTTTGAGTTTGATTCAATCAAAAACTGGCATCAAAACTGGCGCTATCGCAGGGCAGGAAAAAGACACACTGTTAAATCTTGAGGCTATTTTGCACAAACGCGTTGTCGGTCAGGAAGAGGCGGTGAAAGTTATTTCGGATTCAATGCGTCGCGCTCGATCGGATATCGAAAATCCAGAACGTCCGATGGGTTCATTCTTGTTTTTAGGGCCGACAGGTGTTGGAAAAACTGAAACTACCAAAGCGTTGGCCGCAGTCTTTTTTGGCAACGAAGATTCTATTATTCGATTCGATATGTCCGAGTTCCATTCGCCTGACGCCATCACGCGGCTTATTGGATCATCTGAAAGTGGCAAGGCAGGAGTGCTGTCGTCAAAACTGCGCGAACAATCCTACGGAGTTTTGCTTCTCGATGAATTTGAAAAAGCGAACAGTGAAGTGCACAATCTTTTTCTCCAGATTTTAGACGAAGGATTTTTCTCAGACATGTCAGGCAAAAAAGTGAATGCCAGAAATCTTATTATCGTCGCCACTTCAAACGCGGGGAGCGATTTAATTTGGAAATTGATGCAAGAAGGGAAGGATTTGACGGCCAACAAAAATGAAGTGATTAATGCGATTATCGGTCAGGGAGTTTTCAAGCCGGAACTTCTGAACCGATTTGATGGCGTGGTACTGTTCCACCCACTTTCTCCCGCGCACTTACAAAAAATTGCCAATTTTATGTTGCAAAAATTACAAAAGCGTTTGGCGGAAAAGGGAATTGAACTGGTGATTAATGATGTACTTTTGGCGGCGGTGATGAAGGCGGGAGTTGATCCACAATTCGGTGCGCGTCCGATGAACCGCGCTATTCAAGAAAAAGTGGAGCAGGCGGTGGCGCAGAGAATGATTGCGGGAACGGCGAAGTCGGGAACGAGAGTTGAGTTAACACCTGAGGAATTGGTATAA